The Parambassis ranga chromosome 1, fParRan2.1, whole genome shotgun sequence genome includes a region encoding these proteins:
- the LOC114426744 gene encoding zinc finger protein 397-like — MSMSTDFHSQIASIMEALANAAVAEICKVVDDGYAVVQLEMSRGQKENDFLRKKIKLLELQIARHRAEGSAGGRYPGLRFLPRQSRDSHSGPSLQDRTRVLRKAPGDQQSVQRSQSVILDQDPDQEVVTTTKTESAEPEEVRELLIVKVEGAIDTRPADPEDPCISARGELPDVLKDAQDGQPASCSKTEVQGCLTNTSRVECKEERMDTVHGDKETHGCFQSQLEWQENKTENQEPLSCSTYEEVNSSLSKIPPSRMQHESSVSQFDPLPHAVRDRCGRAGLSLQGGGDRVDEAVSDPGMRSQYQPVLCVQIDEPPSNHTFNRAHVAMETTDFQPQQIQHSGSGFQQRDNLSCQNQLSHASSSQNQDIQSAQPQQQQEHSRPYVCTFCLRRFTHQSQLHIHKRVHTGEKPYLCPQCGKRFGQLSSLKRHQMVHTGERPFPCPHCGKQFSTSTNLKVHQSVHTGEKRFHCSKCGKNFSFLSNLIRHQALHTIK, encoded by the exons ATGTCGATGTCCACGGACTTCCACTCTCAGATCGCCTCCATCATGGAGGCGTTGGCTAACGCGGCCGTTGCAGAAATTTGTAAAGTTGTGGACGACGGATATGCAGTGGTTCAGCTGGAAATGTCCCGGGGGCAGAAGGAGAACGACTTTTTGAGGAAGAAAATCAAACTACTAGAGCTGCAGATCGCCAGGCACCGAGCGGAAGGCTCCGCCGGCGGCCGCTACCCCGGGCTGCGCTTCCTCCCCCGGCAGAGCAGGGATTCACATTCCG GTCCCTCCCTGCAGGACAGGACCAGGGTTCTGAGGAAAGCTCCAGGGGATCAGCAGTCTGTTCAGAGGTCCCAGTCTGTCATTCTGGACCAAGACCCTGATCAGGAGGTTGTGACCACCACTAAAACTGAG TCAGCAGAGCCTGAGGAAGTGAGGGAACTGCTGATCGTCAAGGTGGAGGGAGCTATAGACACCAGACCTGCTGATCCAGAAGATCCCTGCATCAGTGCCAGAGGGGAGCTCCCTGACGTCTTGAAAGATGCCCAAGATGGCCAGCCAGCCAGCTGCAGCAAAACGGAG GTGCAGGGATGTctgacaaacacaagcagagtGGAATGCAAGGAGGAAAGGATGGACACAGTGCACG GTGACAAAGAAACACATGGTTGCTTTCAGAGCCAGCTGGAATGGCAGGAGAATAAGACTGAAAACCAGGAGCCGCTGTCCTGTTCCACATACGAAGAAGTGAACTCCTCACTTTCTAAAATACCTCCGAGCAGAATGCAGCATGAGAGCTCTGTGTCTCAGTTTGACCCCCTCCCACATGCAGTGAGGGACAGATGTGGAAGAGCAGGCCTGTCTCTACAAGGTGGAGGTGATAGAGTGGATGAAGCGGTGTCAGACCCTGGTATGAGGTCACAATATCAGCCAGTGTTGTGTGTACAGATCGATGAGCCACCATCAAATCACACCTTCAACCGTGCAcatgttgctatggaaaccacGGACTTCCAGCCCCAGCAAATCCAACATTCTGGCTCTGGATTCCAGCAGAGGGACAACCTCTCTTGTCAGAACCAACTTTCACATGCTTCCAGCAGTCAGAACCAAGACATCCAATCAGCacagccccagcagcagcaggagcattCCCGCCCCTATGTCTGCACCTTCTGCTTGCGCCGCTTCACCCACCAGTCCCAGCTACATATCCACAAGCGTGtccacacaggagagaagccTTACCTGTGCCCCCAATGTGGAAAGAGATTTGGCCAGTTGTCCAGTCTCAAACGTCACCAGATGGTTCACACTGGGGAGAGGCCTTTCCCCTGCCCCCACTGTGGCAAGCAGTTTTCCACTTCTACCAACCTGAAGGTCCATCAGAGTGTCCATACTGGGGAGAAGAGGTTCCACTGCTCTAAGTGTGGCAAGAACTTCTCTTTCCTCAGCAACCTGATCAGGCACCAGGCTTTGCACACCATCAAGTAG
- the LOC114436257 gene encoding zinc finger and SCAN domain-containing protein 5A-like, giving the protein MSLVTYRCVHQLTPVHRSGRQRAARICPCGSTLPDQTTMADCVGFQAQIASIIEILANSAVAEICKLVDEGYAALRSQMEQEREKSEKENDALRQKLREMDVKMRSYERKMRRRSQREEMHAFHFRPPEGSDDLQPLGALLPAASEDKPFQHISKARINQHYRFKQHLLRSKQEEAKVLPLVKQEKEEREDCNLDLKVEVNIRAECGLSTGCSSVLVSSCSAVEPSEESSPTNVLLDTSGNSFATSTSQPSSSPTVATMDLTCRPRTKRKATKPLGNSLALSSGGAPAPEAPRRDLTVSLTDGALKPGVQTDDTTENELHTSQLSDPVASDEPSPDRLNSLGLDLAWMQERVSHLGAAYAVAQLGLGNSETGHPSASFPSQTGDSLDAPPAMLFTGGAHEMAALAASFDMAAAAAAAAAVVAAPPPPPPPPPPPPPTAPSAITTSQRRTYRNSTTAPKEPVVCAVCGRVFPSEATLELHQRVHTGERPYTCPHCGKGFAQPNNLRVHLLIHTGERRYRCTLCGKSFISSSHLKRHRTVHTQEKPYSCSRCGQSFSQMCSVRRHRQQSQCGL; this is encoded by the exons ATGTCTCTGGTCACATATCGGTGCGTGCATCAGTTGACGCCCGTGCACCGCAGCGGCAGGCAGCGTGCGGCGCGCATCTGTCCGTGCGGGAGCACGCTGCCAGACCAGACGACGATGGCGGACTGTGTTGGCTTCCAGGCGCAAATCGCCTCAATAATAGAAATATTAGCCAACTCAGCGGTGGCAGAGATATGCAAGCTGGTGGACGAAGGCTACGCGGCGCTGCGCTCTCAGATggaacaggagagagagaagagcgaGAAGGAGAATGATGCCCTGCGGCAAAAGCTGCGAGAAATGGACGTGAAGATGCGGAGCTACGAAAGGAAGATGCGGAGACGGAGTCAGCGGGAGGAAATGCACGCCTTTCATTTTAGGCCACCAGAAG GATCCGATGACCTTCAGCCTCTGGGGgcactgctgcctgctgcctcTGAAGACAAACCTTTCCAACACATTTCAAAGGCAAGGATTAATCAGCACTATAGATTTAAACAGCACTTATTGAGGTCCAAG CAGGAGGAAGCTAAAGTGTTGCCACTGGTGaagcaggagaaagaggaaagagaggactGTAATCTGGACCTCAAGGTAGAGGTAAACATCAGGGCAGAGTGTGGCCTCTCTACAG GCTGTTCCTCTGTGTTGGTCTCTTCCTGTTCTGCAGTGGAGCCAAGCGAGGAATCGTCCCCCACTAATGTTCTTCTGGACACCAGTGGCAACAGCTTTGCTACCTCTACCTCCCAGCCTTCTTCCTCCCCCACTGTTGCCACTATGGACTTGACCTGCAGGCCTCGAACAAAACGTAAAGCCACCAAGCCTCTGGGCAACAGTTTGGCTCTTAGCAGTGGGGGAGCCCCCGCCCCTGAGGCTCCGCGCAGGGACCTCACAGTGAGTCTAACGGATGGGGCTCTAAAACCAGGGGTCCAGACAGATGACACTACAGAAAATGAACTTCATACCTCTCAGCTGTCAGACCCTGTAGCCTCAGATGAACCTAGTCCTGACCGCCTCAATagcctgggcctggacctggctTGGATGCAGGAGCGAGTCAGCCATCTTGGTGCAGCATATGCAGTAGCACAATTAGGTTTGGGGAACTCAGAAACTGGACATCCATCTGCCTCCTTCCCCTCCCAGACAGGAGACAGTTTAGATGCTCCCCCAGCCATGCTCTTCACAGGTGGGGCCCATGAAATGGCTGCTCTCGCTGCCTCCTTTGAcatggcagctgctgctgctgctgctgctgctgttgtagcagcaccgcctccacctccccctcctcctccaccccctccccctACAGCACCTTCTGCCATCACAACCAGCCAGAGGCGGacttacaggaacagcactacTGCTCCTAAAGAACCTgtggtctgtgctgtgtgtgggcGTGTCTTCCCCAGCGAGGCTACCCTGGAACTTCACCAGCGGGTGCACACAGGGGAAAGACCCTACACCTGCCCCCACTGTGGAAAGGGCTTCGCTCAGCCCAATAATCTGCGGGTCCATCTCCTTATTCACACTGGGGAGAGGCGTTATAGGTGTACGCTTTGTGGCAAGAGTTTCATCTCATCAAGTCACCTGAAAAGGCACCGCACAGTCCACACGCAGGAGAAGCCCTACAGCTGCTCACGCTGTGGACAGTCCTTCAGCCAAATGTGTAGCGTTCGCAGACACCGGCAGCAGTCGCAGTGTGGTCTGTAG